From the Patagioenas fasciata isolate bPatFas1 chromosome Z, bPatFas1.hap1, whole genome shotgun sequence genome, one window contains:
- the SNAPC3 gene encoding snRNA-activating protein complex subunit 3 yields MAAAEAAPDYEAAEVYTRAFRVGALGRGWRQHLGPPDLSLAVEAAADAEAGLAAELGCAAETAAELRAVCSIGMLMSSDKEEDPDVIPEDSSLLTLQIRKKALEKREETIIVDRACRQETLAYEMESHAIGKRPDNPTDQVEAGELLLTLNIFYPVIFQKHKDHKPYQTVLVLGSQKLTELRDSISCVSDLQIGGEFSSQPDQAPEHISKDLYKSAFFYFEGIFYNDRRYPECRDLSRTIIEWSESHDRGYGNLQSVKMEDYTFNDLSLKIGFPYLFCHQGNCEHIIIITDIRLIHHDDCLDKNLYPVLIKKHWLCTRKCFVCKMYTARWVTNEDSLAPEDPCFFCDVCFRMLHYDAEGNKLGDFLAYPYVDPGIFN; encoded by the exons atggcggcggccGAGGCTGCGCCCGATTACGAGGCGGCGGAGGTGTACACTCGCGCCTTCCGCGTGGGCGCCCTGGGCCGCGGCTGGCGGCAGCACCTGGGGCCGCCCGACCTCTCGCTGGCGGTGGAGGCGGCGGCTGACGCGGAGGCGGGCCTGGCGGCGGAGCTGGGCTGCGCTGCAGAGACGGCGGCGGAGCTGCGGGCCGTGTGCAG CATTGGAATGTTAATGTCTTCGGATAAAGAAGAGGACCCAGATGTTATTCCTGAAGATAGCAGTCTGCTAACTCTTCA AATTAGAAAAAAGGCAttagagaagagagaagaaacaatTATTGTGGATCGGGCTTGCAGACAAGAAACTCTTGCTTATGAGATG GAGTCCCATGCAATTGGAAAGAGGCCAGACAATCCAACGGATCAGGTTGAGGCGGGAGAACTACTTTTAACTCTGAACATCTTTTATCCTGTCATATTTCAGAAG CACAAAGATCACAAACCCTACCAGACAGTACTTGTACTGGGCAGCCAGAAGCTCACCGAGCTGAGAGACTCGATTTCGTGTGTCAGTGACCTCCAGATAGGTGGTGAGTTCAGCAGTCAGCCAGATCAAGCACCAGAGCACATCAGCAAG gATCTCtacaaatctgctttcttttattttgaagGCATCTTTTATAATGATAGAAGATACCCGGAGTGCAGAGATCTGAGCAG aacaATTATTGAGTGGTCAGAGTCTCATGATAGAGGCTATGGAAATCTTCAGTCTGTTAAAATGGAGGATTACACATTTAATGATTTGTCCCTCAAAATTGGCTTTCCATACCTCTTCTGCCACCAAGGAAACTGTGAACACATCATTATAATCACAGATATAAG GCTCATTCATCATGATGACTGCCTGGACAAGAACCTTTATCCCGTGCTAATTAAGAAACACTGGTTATGTACCAGAAAATGCTTTGTGTGCAAAATGTATACAGCCAG GTGGGTAACCAATGAAGACAGTCTGGCACCAGAGGATCCTTGTTTCTTCTGTGATGTTTGTTTTCGGATGCTCCATTATGATGCAGAAGGCAATAAACTGGGGGACTTTCTTGCATATCCTTATGTGGATCCTGGGATTTTCAACTGA